In Bradyrhizobium sp. 1(2017), one DNA window encodes the following:
- the pncA gene encoding bifunctional nicotinamidase/pyrazinamidase has protein sequence MLDRRQVLAMLGTTALATLAPTALLAAASIKPDEASALLVIDVQNCFLPGGSLAVKEGEQVVPVINKISKAFAHVVLTQDWHTPGHVSFASVHAGKKPFETVDLPYGKQVLWPDHCVQGTDGAALSKDLAIPHAELIIRKGFHKNVDSYSAFLEADGKTSTGLAGYLKGRKIKRVFVAGLATDFCVAWTALDARKAGFEAYVVEDACRGIDTQGSLAKAWADMAKAGVKRIQSADIAAST, from the coding sequence ATGCTGGATCGACGACAAGTCCTGGCAATGCTCGGCACGACGGCGCTCGCGACGCTGGCGCCAACGGCACTCCTTGCAGCCGCATCGATCAAGCCGGACGAAGCGTCCGCGCTGCTCGTGATCGATGTGCAGAATTGCTTCCTGCCGGGCGGCAGCCTCGCGGTGAAGGAAGGCGAGCAGGTGGTGCCCGTCATCAACAAGATTTCAAAGGCGTTCGCCCACGTGGTGCTGACGCAGGACTGGCACACGCCCGGCCACGTTTCGTTTGCGTCGGTCCACGCGGGCAAGAAACCGTTCGAGACCGTCGATCTGCCCTACGGCAAGCAGGTGCTGTGGCCGGACCATTGCGTGCAGGGCACCGATGGTGCCGCGCTGTCGAAGGACCTTGCGATCCCGCATGCCGAGCTGATCATCCGCAAGGGCTTTCACAAGAACGTCGACAGCTACTCGGCCTTCCTCGAAGCCGACGGCAAGACCTCGACGGGCCTTGCCGGCTATCTGAAGGGCCGCAAGATCAAGCGCGTCTTCGTCGCAGGGCTGGCGACGGACTTCTGCGTCGCGTGGACCGCGCTCGACGCGCGCAAGGCGGGCTTCGAGGCCTATGTGGTGGAAGACGCTTGCCGCGGCATCGACACGCAGGGCTCGCTGGCAAAGGCCTGGGCCGACATGGCCAAGGCCGGCGTGAAGCGGATTCAGTCCGCGGATATCGCGGCGAGCACGTAG
- the rph gene encoding ribonuclease PH → MRPSRRAPDELRPVTLERGVVKYAEGSCLVKFGDTHVLVTATLEDRLPPWLKGQGRGWVTAEYGMLPRATSERTRREASAGKQSGRTVEIQRLIGRSLRTIVDLEALGERQITVDCDVLQADGGTRTASITGAWVALADCITWMKARNMVKANVLRDNVAAISCGIYNGAPVLDLDYAEDSEAETDANFVMTGDGRIIEVQGTAEREPFTQDEFLALMTLARKGVARLVDLQKLAVA, encoded by the coding sequence ATGCGGCCAAGCCGCCGTGCGCCCGACGAATTGCGCCCCGTGACGCTGGAGCGTGGCGTGGTCAAATATGCGGAGGGCTCCTGCCTCGTGAAATTCGGCGACACCCACGTGCTGGTCACCGCGACGCTGGAAGACCGCCTGCCGCCGTGGCTGAAGGGTCAGGGCCGCGGCTGGGTCACCGCCGAATACGGCATGCTGCCGCGCGCGACCTCGGAACGGACCCGCCGCGAGGCCTCCGCCGGCAAGCAAAGCGGCCGTACCGTCGAGATCCAGCGCCTGATCGGCCGCTCGCTCCGCACCATCGTCGACCTCGAAGCGCTCGGCGAGCGCCAGATCACGGTCGATTGCGACGTGCTCCAGGCCGACGGCGGCACCCGCACGGCCTCGATCACCGGTGCCTGGGTCGCGCTGGCCGATTGCATCACCTGGATGAAGGCGCGCAACATGGTCAAGGCCAACGTGCTGCGCGACAACGTCGCCGCGATCTCCTGCGGCATCTACAACGGCGCGCCCGTGCTCGACCTCGACTACGCCGAGGATTCGGAAGCCGAGACCGACGCCAATTTCGTCATGACCGGCGACGGCCGCATCATCGAGGTGCAGGGCACCGCGGAACGCGAGCCGTTCACGCAGGACGAGTTCCTGGCGCTGATGACGCTGGCGCGCAAGGGCGTCGCGCGCCTCGTGGACTTGCAGAAACTGGCTGTAGCGTAG
- a CDS encoding class I SAM-dependent methyltransferase: MPLPSSARALKKPRLDDEVRFLRSWIEKPLHMGAVMPSGKLLARTMAHYVDVDSDAPVVELGPGTGAITSALIERGVDQKRLVLVEYNPGFCALLRDRYPQAKVVQGDAYRLRDTLWNVLSAPASAVVSGLPLVTKPMLTRLRLIRDAFTALAPGAPFVQFTYAVIPPIPKSLPGVSTEASERIWMNLPPARVWVYRKG, translated from the coding sequence ATGCCCTTGCCATCGTCCGCGCGTGCGTTGAAGAAGCCTCGTCTTGATGACGAGGTGCGTTTTCTCCGGTCGTGGATCGAAAAGCCGCTGCACATGGGTGCGGTGATGCCGTCGGGCAAGCTGCTGGCCCGAACCATGGCCCATTACGTCGATGTCGACTCGGACGCACCGGTGGTCGAGCTCGGACCCGGCACCGGCGCCATCACCTCGGCCCTGATTGAGCGCGGTGTCGATCAGAAGCGGCTCGTCCTCGTCGAATACAATCCTGGGTTCTGCGCGCTGCTGCGCGACCGCTATCCGCAAGCCAAGGTGGTGCAGGGCGATGCCTATCGCCTGCGCGACACGCTCTGGAACGTGCTGAGCGCGCCGGCTTCTGCCGTGGTCTCGGGGCTGCCGCTCGTCACGAAGCCGATGCTGACGCGGCTGCGGCTCATCCGCGACGCCTTCACCGCGCTCGCACCCGGCGCGCCGTTCGTCCAGTTCACCTACGCGGTCATACCGCCGATCCCGAAATCGCTGCCCGGCGTGTCCACAGAGGCCTCGGAACGGATATGGATGAACCTTCCGCCGGCCCGCGTCTGGGTGTATCGCAAGGGCTAA
- the hemW gene encoding radical SAM family heme chaperone HemW, with product MSRAKEAFGVYVHWPFCLSKCPYCDFNSHVRHAAIDEARFASAFAREIAATAERAPGREVTSIFLGGGTPSLMQPATVGAVLDAIGKHWTVAKDAEVTLEANPTSVEATRFAGYRAAGVNRVSLGVQALDDASLKALGRLHNAREALDAVAIARRSFDRYSFDLIYARPDQTPAMWADELRLAIDEAAEHLSLYQLTIEEGTPFFGLHQAGKLKTPDEAVARALYDVTQETCDRLGLPAYEISNHARRGAECRHNLVYWRGEEYAGIGPGAHGRLDIDGVRHATATEKRPEAWLMRVETNGHGVVTDELLNSEERADEFLLMGLRLAEGIDPERYKALSGRPLDPKRISLLREEGAITVDATGRLRVTSSGFPVLDAVVADLAA from the coding sequence TTGAGCCGCGCTAAGGAAGCCTTCGGCGTCTACGTGCACTGGCCGTTCTGCCTGTCGAAGTGCCCCTATTGCGACTTCAACAGCCATGTCCGCCACGCCGCGATCGACGAGGCGCGGTTCGCTTCGGCTTTTGCACGCGAGATCGCCGCGACCGCCGAGCGCGCGCCGGGTCGCGAGGTCACCTCGATCTTCCTCGGTGGCGGCACGCCGTCGCTGATGCAGCCCGCAACCGTCGGCGCCGTGCTCGATGCGATCGGCAAGCACTGGACGGTGGCGAAGGACGCCGAAGTGACGCTGGAGGCGAACCCGACCAGCGTCGAGGCCACCCGCTTTGCCGGCTATCGCGCCGCCGGCGTCAACCGCGTCTCGCTCGGCGTGCAGGCGCTCGACGACGCCTCGCTGAAGGCGCTGGGCCGTCTGCACAATGCGCGCGAAGCGCTCGATGCCGTCGCCATCGCGCGCCGCTCGTTCGACCGCTATTCGTTCGACCTGATCTACGCCCGTCCCGACCAGACGCCGGCGATGTGGGCCGATGAGCTGCGTCTCGCGATCGATGAAGCGGCCGAGCATCTGTCGCTCTATCAATTGACGATCGAGGAAGGCACGCCGTTCTTCGGCCTGCACCAGGCCGGCAAATTGAAGACGCCGGACGAGGCCGTCGCGCGCGCCCTCTACGACGTCACGCAGGAGACCTGCGACAGGCTCGGCTTGCCCGCCTACGAGATCTCCAACCACGCGCGGCGCGGCGCCGAGTGCCGGCACAATCTGGTCTATTGGCGCGGCGAGGAATATGCCGGCATCGGCCCCGGCGCGCATGGCCGCCTCGACATCGACGGCGTCAGGCACGCGACCGCCACCGAGAAGCGTCCCGAAGCCTGGCTGATGCGGGTCGAGACAAACGGTCATGGCGTCGTCACCGACGAGCTCCTCAACAGCGAGGAACGCGCCGACGAATTCCTGCTGATGGGGCTGCGTCTCGCCGAAGGCATCGACCCCGAGCGCTACAAGGCGCTTTCGGGCCGCCCGCTCGATCCCAAGCGCATCTCGCTTCTGCGCGAGGAAGGCGCGATCACCGTGGATGCAACGGGCCGCCTGCGCGTGACGAGCAGCGGTTTTCCGGTGCTGGATGCGGTGGTGGCGGACCTCGCGGCGTAA
- the hrcA gene encoding heat-inducible transcriptional repressor HrcA has translation MAHHDPIHLIAPRAGLAQLNERSRDIFRQIVESYLATGEPVGSRNISRLIAMPLSPASVRNVMADLEQLGLIYAPHTSAGRLPTELGLRFFVDALMQVGDLNEAERAAIQSQLSSVGQAQSVEAALDQALTRLSGLTRAAAVVLTPKSNARLKHIEFVRLEPEKALVILVGEDGQVENRVLTLPPGVPSSAITEAGNFLNARIRGRTLAEARLELETALGEARAELDQLTQKVISAGIASWSGGENEDRQLIVRGHANLLEDLHALEDLERVRLLFDDLETKRGVIDLLGRAETAEGVRIFIGSENKLFSLSGSSTIISPYRDAAGHIVGVLGVIGPTRLNYARVIPTVDYAARIVSRLLGG, from the coding sequence GTGGCCCATCACGATCCGATCCATCTGATCGCGCCGCGCGCAGGCCTTGCCCAGCTCAACGAGCGTTCCCGCGACATCTTTCGTCAAATTGTCGAAAGCTATCTTGCGACCGGTGAGCCCGTGGGCTCGCGCAATATCTCGCGCCTGATCGCCATGCCGCTGTCGCCGGCCTCGGTCCGCAACGTCATGGCCGATCTGGAACAGCTCGGCCTGATCTATGCGCCCCATACCTCCGCCGGCCGGCTGCCGACGGAACTCGGGCTGCGCTTCTTCGTCGACGCCCTGATGCAGGTCGGCGACCTCAACGAAGCCGAGCGTGCCGCGATCCAGAGCCAGCTATCGTCCGTCGGCCAGGCGCAATCGGTCGAGGCGGCGCTGGATCAGGCTCTGACGCGGCTGTCGGGCCTGACCCGCGCTGCCGCCGTCGTGCTGACGCCGAAATCCAATGCGCGGCTGAAGCACATCGAGTTCGTGCGCCTGGAACCCGAAAAGGCGCTGGTGATCCTGGTCGGCGAGGATGGCCAGGTCGAAAACCGCGTGCTGACGCTGCCGCCCGGAGTTCCCTCCTCGGCGATCACCGAGGCCGGCAATTTCCTCAATGCGCGCATCCGCGGCCGCACGCTGGCCGAGGCGCGGCTCGAGCTCGAGACCGCACTCGGGGAAGCCCGAGCCGAGCTCGATCAGCTGACCCAAAAGGTGATCTCGGCGGGCATCGCGAGCTGGTCCGGCGGCGAGAACGAGGACCGCCAGCTCATCGTCCGCGGTCACGCCAATTTGCTGGAGGATCTGCACGCGCTGGAGGATCTGGAGCGCGTTCGCCTGTTGTTCGACGATCTCGAGACCAAGCGCGGCGTCATCGACCTGCTCGGCCGGGCAGAGACCGCCGAAGGCGTGCGCATCTTCATCGGCAGCGAAAACAAGCTGTTTTCCCTGTCGGGCTCCTCCACCATCATCTCGCCCTATCGGGATGCCGCCGGCCACATCGTCGGTGTTTTGGGGGTGATCGGGCCGACGCGGCTGAATTATGCCCGCGTGATTCCGACGGTGGACTACGCCGCCCGCATCGTCAGCCGCCTTCTGGGGGGCTGA
- the grpE gene encoding nucleotide exchange factor GrpE yields the protein MTDRDRQPEDTTAPTPEPVVSKPYIMPDDPEPGSVETLQKEAAEARDRMLRTLAEMENLRKRTAKEVADSKLYGVTGFARDVLDIADNLQRALDAVPAEARAAADPGLIALIEGVELTERSLLNALEKHGVKKFDPQGQKFDPNFQQAMFEVPDASVPSGTVVQVVQAGYTIGERVLRPALVGVAKGGAKAAPAANNNESSGAPN from the coding sequence ATGACCGATCGAGACCGGCAACCCGAAGACACGACCGCGCCGACGCCCGAGCCCGTGGTGTCAAAGCCCTACATCATGCCCGACGATCCCGAGCCGGGCTCGGTCGAAACGTTGCAGAAGGAAGCCGCCGAGGCGCGCGACCGCATGCTGCGGACGCTGGCCGAGATGGAGAATTTGCGCAAGCGCACCGCCAAGGAAGTCGCCGACTCCAAGCTCTACGGCGTCACCGGCTTTGCCCGTGACGTGCTCGACATCGCCGACAACCTTCAGCGCGCGCTCGATGCCGTTCCGGCCGAGGCGCGTGCGGCGGCCGATCCCGGCCTGATCGCGCTGATCGAGGGCGTCGAGCTCACCGAGCGTTCGCTGCTCAACGCGCTGGAAAAGCATGGCGTGAAGAAGTTCGATCCCCAGGGCCAGAAGTTCGATCCGAACTTCCAGCAGGCGATGTTCGAAGTGCCCGATGCGTCGGTGCCGTCGGGCACCGTGGTGCAGGTCGTGCAGGCCGGCTACACCATCGGCGAGCGCGTGCTGCGTCCCGCGCTGGTCGGTGTCGCCAAGGGTGGTGCGAAGGCCGCGCCGGCGGCCAACAACAATGAGTCGAGCGGCGCGCCGAACTGA
- the dnaK gene encoding molecular chaperone DnaK, which yields MGKVIGIDLGTTNSCVAVMDGKNAKVIENSEGMRTTPSIVAVTDDGERLVGQPAKRQAVTNPERTFFAVKRLIGRRYDDPMVEKDKKLVPYKIVKASNGDAWVEADGQTYSPSQVSAFILQKMKETAEAHLGQKVDQAVITVPAYFNDAQRQATKDAGKIAGLEVLRIINEPTAAALAYGLDKTKTGTIAVYDLGGGTFDISILEIGDGVFEVKSTNGDTFLGGEDFDMRLVGYLADEFQKEQGINLRNDKLALQRLKEAAEKAKIELSSTTQTEINLPFITADQTGPKHLTMKLTRAKFEALVDDLVQKTVEPCRKALKDAGVTAGEIGEVVLVGGMSRMPKVQEVVKQLFGKEPHKGVNPDEVVAIGAAIQAGVLQGDVKDVLLLDVTPLSLGIETLGGVFTRIIDRNTTIPTKKSQVFSTAEDNQNAVTIRVFQGEREMAADNKMLGQFDLMGIPPAPRGMPQIEVTFDIDANGIVNVSAKDKATGKEQQIRIQASGGLSEADIEKMVKDAEANAEADKKRREAVTAKNEADGLVHSTEKALAEHGSKVAESERRAIEDAVSDLKEALKGDDAEAIKAKTQTLAQASMKLGEAMYKQQAEADAKKDAAKDDVVDAEFTEVDDDKNNKKSA from the coding sequence ATGGGAAAGGTCATTGGGATCGACCTCGGCACCACGAATTCGTGCGTCGCCGTGATGGATGGCAAGAACGCCAAAGTCATCGAGAATTCCGAAGGCATGCGCACGACGCCTTCGATCGTCGCCGTCACGGATGACGGTGAACGCCTCGTCGGCCAGCCGGCGAAGCGCCAGGCCGTCACCAATCCCGAGCGCACCTTCTTCGCAGTGAAGCGCCTCATCGGCCGCCGCTACGACGACCCGATGGTCGAGAAGGACAAGAAGCTCGTTCCCTACAAGATCGTGAAGGCTTCCAACGGCGATGCCTGGGTCGAGGCCGACGGCCAGACCTACTCGCCCTCGCAGGTTTCGGCGTTCATCTTGCAGAAGATGAAGGAGACCGCGGAAGCCCATCTCGGCCAGAAGGTCGACCAGGCCGTCATCACCGTTCCCGCCTACTTCAACGACGCCCAGCGTCAGGCGACCAAGGACGCCGGCAAGATCGCGGGCCTCGAAGTGCTGCGCATCATCAACGAGCCGACCGCGGCCGCGCTCGCCTATGGCCTCGACAAGACCAAGACCGGCACCATCGCGGTGTACGACCTCGGCGGCGGCACCTTCGATATCTCCATTCTCGAAATCGGCGACGGCGTGTTCGAGGTGAAGTCGACCAACGGCGATACCTTCCTCGGCGGCGAAGATTTCGACATGCGCCTCGTTGGCTATCTCGCCGACGAATTCCAGAAGGAGCAGGGCATCAACCTGCGCAACGACAAGCTCGCGTTGCAGCGCCTGAAGGAAGCCGCTGAAAAGGCCAAGATCGAGCTGTCGTCGACGACGCAGACCGAGATCAACCTGCCCTTCATCACCGCGGACCAGACCGGCCCGAAGCATCTGACGATGAAGCTCACCCGCGCCAAGTTCGAGGCGCTGGTCGACGACCTCGTCCAGAAGACCGTCGAGCCCTGCCGCAAGGCGCTGAAGGATGCCGGCGTCACCGCCGGCGAGATCGGCGAAGTCGTGCTGGTCGGCGGCATGTCGCGCATGCCGAAGGTCCAGGAAGTCGTCAAGCAGCTGTTCGGCAAGGAGCCGCACAAGGGTGTCAACCCGGACGAAGTCGTGGCGATCGGTGCCGCGATCCAGGCCGGCGTGCTCCAGGGCGACGTCAAGGACGTGCTGCTGCTCGACGTGACCCCGCTGTCGCTGGGCATCGAGACGCTGGGCGGCGTGTTCACCCGCATCATCGACCGCAACACCACGATCCCGACCAAGAAGAGCCAGGTGTTCTCGACGGCTGAGGACAATCAGAATGCCGTCACCATCCGCGTCTTCCAGGGCGAGCGTGAAATGGCGGCCGACAACAAGATGCTCGGTCAGTTCGACCTGATGGGCATTCCGCCGGCCCCGCGCGGCATGCCGCAAATCGAGGTGACCTTCGACATCGACGCCAACGGCATCGTCAACGTCTCGGCCAAGGACAAGGCCACCGGCAAGGAGCAGCAGATCCGCATCCAGGCCTCCGGCGGTCTGTCGGAAGCCGACATCGAGAAGATGGTCAAGGACGCCGAGGCCAATGCCGAGGCGGACAAGAAGCGCCGCGAGGCCGTCACCGCCAAGAACGAGGCGGACGGGCTGGTGCATTCGACCGAGAAGGCCCTTGCCGAGCACGGCTCGAAGGTCGCCGAGAGCGAGCGCCGCGCCATCGAGGATGCCGTCAGCGACCTCAAGGAAGCGCTGAAGGGCGACGATGCCGAGGCGATCAAGGCCAAGACCCAGACGCTGGCCCAGGCCTCGATGAAGCTCGGCGAGGCCATGTACAAGCAGCAGGCCGAGGCCGACGCCAAGAAGGATGCGGCCAAGGACGACGTCGTCGACGCGGAATTCACCGAAGTCGACGACGACAAGAACAACAAGAAGTCCGCTTGA
- a CDS encoding NADPH-dependent FMN reductase: MSAPKILLIPGSLRTGSHNAKLAAVAAYEFAQAGVDVTRISLADFPLPIYDGDLQAKSGVPKHAINLKRMIGAHHGVLFVTPEYNASVPPLLKNAIDWVSRVHELHEARGEVFRSRAFALAGASQSRLGTARALQALRLILTSCHANVIPSQLTLAFADQAYDDMDRLKNEADIAALKQLVAQLIDISQRMM, from the coding sequence ATGTCAGCTCCCAAGATCCTGCTCATTCCCGGCTCGCTGCGCACTGGCTCGCACAATGCGAAGCTGGCGGCGGTCGCGGCCTATGAATTCGCCCAGGCCGGCGTCGACGTCACCCGCATCTCGCTCGCCGATTTCCCGCTGCCGATCTATGACGGCGATCTCCAGGCCAAGTCCGGCGTGCCCAAGCACGCGATCAACCTCAAGCGCATGATCGGCGCGCATCACGGCGTGCTGTTCGTCACGCCCGAATACAACGCTTCGGTGCCGCCGCTGCTGAAGAACGCGATCGATTGGGTCAGCCGCGTGCACGAGCTGCACGAGGCGCGCGGCGAGGTGTTTCGCAGCCGCGCCTTCGCGCTCGCCGGCGCCTCGCAGAGCCGGCTGGGCACCGCCCGCGCGCTCCAGGCGCTGCGTTTGATCCTGACCTCCTGCCACGCCAATGTGATCCCGAGCCAGCTCACGCTCGCCTTTGCCGACCAGGCCTATGACGATATGGACAGGCTGAAGAACGAGGCCGATATCGCCGCATTGAAGCAGCTGGTCGCGCAGCTGATCGACATTTCCCAACGCATGATGTGA
- the rdgB gene encoding RdgB/HAM1 family non-canonical purine NTP pyrophosphatase: MHRRITDKLVIATHNPGKLAEMRELLAPYGIAAVSAGELGLAEPEETGNDFRSNAAIKAIAAAQATKLPAFADDSGIVVDALDGAPGIYSARWASPSKDFNAAMTRIERLLQERGATTPDKRKAHFVSALCVAWPDDHLEEVEARVDGTLVWPPRGTAGFGYDPMFLPDGHDRTFGEMTSIEKHGLPPLGLGLSHRARAFVKLAEICLEPR; encoded by the coding sequence ATGCACCGCCGAATCACGGACAAGCTCGTCATCGCGACCCACAATCCCGGCAAGCTCGCCGAGATGCGGGAGCTGCTTGCGCCGTACGGCATCGCGGCGGTGTCGGCCGGCGAGCTCGGCCTAGCTGAGCCCGAAGAGACCGGCAACGATTTCCGCAGCAATGCCGCGATCAAGGCGATCGCGGCGGCGCAGGCGACCAAGCTCCCCGCCTTCGCCGATGATTCCGGCATCGTGGTCGACGCGCTCGACGGCGCGCCCGGCATCTACAGCGCGCGCTGGGCCAGTCCGTCGAAGGACTTCAACGCCGCGATGACGCGTATCGAGCGCCTGTTGCAGGAGCGCGGCGCCACCACGCCCGACAAGCGCAAAGCCCACTTCGTCTCGGCGCTCTGCGTTGCCTGGCCCGACGATCATCTCGAAGAGGTCGAGGCGCGCGTCGACGGCACGCTGGTCTGGCCGCCGCGCGGCACCGCCGGCTTCGGCTACGATCCGATGTTTTTGCCCGACGGCCACGACCGCACCTTCGGCGAGATGACCAGCATCGAGAAGCACGGCCTGCCGCCGCTCGGCCTTGGCCTGTCGCACCGTGCCCGCGCCTTCGTGAAACTGGCGGAGATCTGCCTTGAGCCGCGCTAA
- the dnaJ gene encoding molecular chaperone DnaJ, with the protein MSTSTKRCYYETLEVERDADEGKLKASFRKLAMKFHPDRNPGDDTSEVKFKEINEAYEVLKDRDKRAAYDRYGHAAFEQGGGGAGFGAGFASSFSDIFEDLFGMAGQRGRGGRERGADLRYNMEITLEEAFGGKTAQIEIPVSVTCEACSGIGAKAGTKPKTCSTCGGAGRVRQSQGFFTLERTCPGCQGRGQMIEDACPSCSGQGRVTRERTLSVNIPQGVEDGTRIRLAGEGEAGVRGGPPGDLYIFLSLAQHQFFQRDGADLHCRVPISMVTAALGGEFEVPTIEKTKTKVKVPAGTQSGRRFRIASKGMPVLRSRQMGDMYVQVVVETPQNLTKKQQELLAEFDKLSSDNTQPESEGFFAKVKDFFGNRAS; encoded by the coding sequence ATGTCCACGTCCACGAAGCGCTGCTACTACGAGACCCTCGAAGTCGAACGCGACGCCGACGAAGGCAAGCTGAAGGCATCGTTCCGCAAGCTGGCGATGAAATTCCATCCCGATCGCAACCCCGGGGACGACACCAGCGAAGTCAAATTCAAGGAGATCAACGAGGCCTACGAGGTCCTGAAGGATAGGGACAAGCGCGCCGCCTATGACCGCTACGGTCATGCCGCTTTCGAGCAGGGCGGCGGTGGCGCCGGCTTCGGCGCGGGCTTCGCCTCCTCATTTTCCGACATTTTCGAAGATCTGTTCGGCATGGCCGGACAACGCGGCCGCGGCGGCCGCGAGCGCGGCGCCGACCTGCGCTACAACATGGAGATCACGCTCGAGGAAGCCTTCGGCGGCAAGACCGCGCAGATCGAGATTCCGGTCTCTGTCACCTGCGAGGCTTGCTCGGGCATCGGCGCCAAGGCCGGGACCAAGCCGAAGACCTGCTCGACCTGCGGCGGCGCCGGCCGCGTGCGGCAGTCGCAGGGCTTCTTTACGCTCGAGCGCACCTGTCCCGGCTGCCAGGGTCGCGGGCAGATGATCGAGGATGCCTGCCCGTCCTGCTCGGGCCAGGGCCGGGTTACCCGCGAACGCACGCTGTCGGTCAACATTCCGCAAGGCGTCGAGGACGGCACCAGGATCAGGCTCGCCGGCGAGGGCGAGGCCGGTGTCCGCGGCGGCCCGCCCGGCGACCTCTACATCTTCCTGTCGCTGGCGCAGCACCAGTTCTTCCAGCGCGACGGTGCTGATCTGCATTGCCGCGTGCCGATCTCGATGGTGACGGCCGCCCTCGGCGGCGAGTTCGAGGTGCCGACCATCGAGAAGACCAAGACCAAGGTGAAGGTGCCGGCCGGAACCCAGTCGGGCCGGCGATTCCGCATTGCATCAAAAGGCATGCCGGTGCTGCGCTCGCGCCAGATGGGCGACATGTATGTCCAGGTCGTGGTCGAGACCCCGCAGAACCTCACCAAGAAACAGCAGGAATTGCTGGCCGAGTTCGACAAGCTCTCCTCCGACAACACGCAGCCGGAATCGGAAGGCTTCTTCGCCAAGGTCAAGGATTTCTTCGGTAATCGCGCGAGTTGA
- the pyrF gene encoding orotidine-5'-phosphate decarboxylase has translation MTPAEIAPKDRLIVALDVPSVDAAEAMIDRLGDSVAFYKIGYQLAYAGGLPLIGKLADRGKKVFADLKMHDIGNTVTRGVESVARLGATFVTVHAYPQTMKGAVEGRGSASLKILAVTVLTSYNDDDLHAAGYRLGVSELVEARAQQAQVLGVDGLVSSPEEVGALRKIVGHQMHLVTPGIRPAGSASGDQKRIMTPGRAISAGADYLVVGRPVVEAADPKAVADAIQREIAEALG, from the coding sequence ATGACGCCAGCCGAAATCGCCCCCAAGGACCGCTTGATCGTCGCGCTCGACGTGCCGAGCGTCGATGCCGCGGAAGCGATGATCGACAGGCTCGGCGACAGCGTCGCGTTCTACAAGATCGGCTATCAGCTCGCCTATGCCGGCGGCCTTCCGCTGATCGGCAAGCTCGCCGATCGCGGCAAGAAGGTCTTCGCCGATCTCAAGATGCACGACATCGGCAACACCGTCACGCGAGGCGTCGAGAGCGTCGCCAGGCTCGGCGCAACCTTCGTCACCGTGCACGCCTATCCGCAGACCATGAAGGGGGCCGTCGAAGGACGCGGCAGTGCGAGCTTGAAGATTCTCGCCGTCACCGTGCTGACGTCCTACAACGATGACGATCTGCATGCGGCCGGCTATCGGCTCGGCGTCTCCGAGCTGGTCGAGGCACGCGCACAGCAGGCGCAGGTGCTCGGCGTCGACGGGCTTGTCTCGTCGCCGGAGGAAGTCGGCGCCTTGCGCAAGATCGTCGGTCATCAGATGCACCTCGTCACTCCCGGCATCCGGCCCGCGGGCTCGGCAAGCGGCGACCAGAAGCGCATCATGACGCCGGGCCGTGCAATCAGTGCCGGCGCCGATTATCTCGTCGTCGGCCGACCGGTGGTGGAAGCGGCGGATCCAAAGGCCGTCGCTGACGCGATCCAGCGTGAGATCGCCGAGGCGCTCGGCTAA